A region from the Vicia villosa cultivar HV-30 ecotype Madison, WI linkage group LG3, Vvil1.0, whole genome shotgun sequence genome encodes:
- the LOC131660715 gene encoding copper transporter 5.1-like, translating into MMHMTFYWSKKVTLLFDSWKTDSWTGYITSLLACLIVSIFYQLLENRRIRLKLLASGKPFPAQIEAPLLRRTFAGSGAKLGVRVAGAVLFGLSSAIGYFLMLAVMSFNGGVFIAIVVGLAIGYLLFRSDGEDSVVADSSCACA; encoded by the coding sequence ATGATGCACATGACCTTCTATTGGAGCAAAAAAGTAACTCTCCTCTTCGATTCATGGAAAACCGATTCATGGACGGGTTACATCACGAGTCTACTCGCTTGTCTCATCGTCTCCATCTTCTACCAGTTGCTCGAGAATCGCCGTATTCGCCTCAAGCTCTTGGCCTCCGGGAAGCCGTTTCCGGCGCAGATCGAAGCGCCTCTTCTACGACGGACGTTCGCCGGAAGTGGAGCTAAGTTAGGCGTGAGAGTCGCCGGAGCGGTTCTGTTCGGGTTGAGCTCGGCGATCGGGTATTTCTTGATGTTGGCTGTTATGTCGTTTAACGGCGGCGTGTTTATAGCGATTGTCGTTGGTCTTGCGATTGGTTATTTGTTGTTCAGGAGTGATGGGGAAGATTCTGTTGTGGCTGATAGTTCTTGCGCATGTGCTTGA
- the LOC131655204 gene encoding uncharacterized protein LOC131655204, translating to MASIETVKCYCCGLTEECTKPYIDRVSECYHGRWICGLCVEAVKEETMKSQKDISTDEAVKRHMNFRALTSSPPEKSDIDLILAVKHLIFRSLDSPRKEGLSFGRSRRCFSTVNGVNGGTTQGVKEGETS from the coding sequence ATGGCTTCGATTGAAACCGTCAAGTGTTACTGTTGCGGCTTAACGGAGGAGTGTACAAAGCCGTACATTGATCGTGTTAGTGAGTGTTACCATGGCCGTTGGATTTGCGGTTTATGCGTAGAGGCTGTGAAAGAAGAAACGATGAAATCGCAGAAAGATATTAGCACTGATGAAGCGGTTAAGCGGCACATGAATTTCAGAGCTTTAACTTCGAGTCCTCCTGAAAAATCTGATATCGATTTGATTCTTGCTGTGAAACATCTTATCTTTAGGTCGTTGGATTCGCCGAGGAAAGAAGGTTTGAGTTTTGGTAGATCGCGGAGGTGTTTTTCTACAGTGAATGGAGTGAATGGAGGAACAACACAGGGAGTGAAAGAGGGAGAGACAAGTTAG
- the LOC131657738 gene encoding uncharacterized protein LOC131657738, giving the protein MLIRILVAIDEEYESIYALTWSLKKIAQDVFFSSDVTTTKEKYSQQVVEFVLEQDKDFMGSVSNHYAQNVKCPVLI; this is encoded by the exons ATGTTAAT AAgaatcttggtagctattgatgaAGAATATGAGAGCATTTACGCTCTAACATGGAGTTTGAAGAAGATTGCACAG GATGTCTTTTTCTCATCTGATGTTACGACAACGAAGGAGAAGTATAGCCAACAAGTTGTTGAGTTTGTTTTAGAGCAAGACAA GGATTTTATGGGAAGTGTGAGCAACCACTATGCACAGAATGTGAAGTGTCCTGTTTTGATATGA